In Pseudomonas rhizosphaerae, one DNA window encodes the following:
- a CDS encoding mannitol dehydrogenase family protein — translation MKLNRQNLHQLAEHIQLPAYDPATRVHGIVHIGVGGFHRAHQAFYTDALMNKGEAEEWAICGAGLRSDDRKVRDALAGQDFYYTLVELGDTPDTEVRVIGAITDMLLAEDGAAALIGKLAEPSVRIVSLTITEGGYCIDDSSGEFMAHLPQIQHDLAHPQAPGTVFGFLCAALKQRRDAGIEAFTVMSCDNLPHNGAVARKALLAFAKLHDPALHDWIASHVQFPNAMVDRITPMTSDAHRAQLHERHGVEDSWPVVCEPFVQWVLEDKFGAGRPAWEKVGVQFTDDVTPYEEMKIKLLNGSHLALTYLGFLKGYRFVHETMNDPLFVRYIRAYMDRDVTPQLASVPGIDLEGYKDTLIERFSNQAIADQLERVCSDGSSKFPKFTVPTIDRLIRDGQDTERAALVVAAWALYLGGIDENGTRYSIPDPRAEFCQALVADPASLTHRLLGVEEIFGTHIPQSAAFVAAFERNLHSLRTQGVHATLEQLLAGQE, via the coding sequence ATGAAACTCAATCGACAGAATCTGCACCAGCTCGCCGAACACATCCAGTTGCCCGCCTACGACCCGGCCACCCGTGTGCATGGCATCGTCCACATCGGAGTCGGCGGCTTTCACCGTGCGCACCAGGCGTTCTATACCGACGCACTGATGAACAAGGGCGAGGCCGAGGAGTGGGCCATCTGCGGCGCCGGCCTGCGCAGCGATGACCGCAAGGTCCGCGACGCCCTGGCCGGGCAGGATTTCTACTACACCCTGGTGGAGCTGGGTGACACCCCTGACACCGAAGTGCGCGTGATTGGCGCGATCACCGACATGTTGCTGGCCGAAGACGGCGCCGCGGCCTTGATCGGCAAACTGGCCGAGCCTTCCGTGCGCATCGTCTCGTTGACCATCACAGAGGGTGGCTATTGCATCGATGACAGTAGCGGCGAGTTCATGGCCCACTTGCCGCAGATCCAGCACGACCTGGCTCATCCGCAGGCGCCCGGCACGGTGTTCGGCTTTCTCTGCGCCGCCTTGAAGCAACGTCGCGATGCCGGTATCGAGGCGTTCACCGTGATGTCCTGCGACAACCTCCCGCACAACGGCGCGGTCGCACGCAAGGCGCTGCTGGCGTTCGCCAAGCTGCACGACCCAGCGCTGCACGACTGGATCGCCAGCCACGTGCAGTTCCCCAATGCCATGGTCGACCGCATCACGCCAATGACCAGCGATGCCCATCGCGCGCAGCTGCACGAGCGCCATGGTGTCGAGGACAGTTGGCCGGTGGTCTGCGAGCCATTCGTGCAATGGGTGCTGGAAGACAAGTTCGGCGCGGGTCGGCCTGCTTGGGAAAAGGTCGGCGTGCAGTTCACCGACGACGTCACGCCCTATGAAGAAATGAAGATCAAGCTGCTCAACGGCAGCCACCTGGCCCTGACCTACCTGGGCTTCCTCAAGGGCTACCGTTTCGTTCACGAAACCATGAACGATCCGCTGTTCGTGCGCTACATACGCGCTTACATGGACCGGGACGTTACGCCGCAACTGGCGTCGGTTCCGGGCATCGACCTGGAGGGCTACAAGGACACGCTCATCGAGCGCTTCTCCAACCAGGCCATCGCCGACCAACTGGAGCGCGTCTGCTCGGACGGCTCCTCGAAGTTTCCCAAGTTCACCGTGCCGACCATCGACCGGCTGATCCGCGACGGCCAGGACACCGAGCGTGCTGCCCTGGTGGTGGCGGCCTGGGCACTCTACCTGGGCGGCATCGACGAAAACGGTACTCGCTACAGCATTCCTGACCCGCGCGCCGAGTTCTGCCAGGCACTGGTCGCCGACCCGGCATCGCTCACCCACCGGCTGCTGGGTGTCGAGGAGATTTTCGGTACGCACATCCCGCAGTCGGCCGCGTTCGTCGCTGCCTTCGAACGCAATCTCCACAGCCTGCGTACCCAGGGTGTGCATGCCACCCTGGAGCAGTTGCTGGCTGGCCAGGAGTAA
- a CDS encoding ABC transporter ATP-binding protein, with protein MATLKIKNLKKGFEGLQIIKGIDLEVHDREFVVFVGPSGCGKSTLLRLIAGLEEVSSGTIELDGRDITEVTPAKRDLAMVFQTYALYPHMTVRKNLSFALDLAGKPKAEVESKVAEAARILELGALLDRKPKQLSGGQRQRVAIGRAIVRHPKIFLFDEPLSNLDAALRVQTRLELSRLHKELQATMIYVTHDQVEAMTLADKVVVLNGGRVEQVGSPLELYHHPANLFVAGFLGTPKMGFLKGKLSRVDAQGCEVALDAGTHIYLPRVSQTLSVGDSVTLGIRPEHLDLAQAGQCQLAVTADVSERLGSDTFCHVVTDSQEPLTLRIRGDLRSQYGERLSLLLDAQYCHLFDAQGIAVAKPLQAAA; from the coding sequence ATGGCCACTCTGAAAATAAAAAACCTGAAAAAGGGCTTCGAAGGTCTGCAGATCATCAAGGGCATCGACCTGGAAGTGCACGACCGCGAGTTCGTGGTGTTCGTCGGCCCGTCCGGCTGCGGCAAGTCAACTTTGCTGCGCCTGATCGCCGGGCTCGAAGAAGTGAGCAGCGGCACCATCGAGCTGGACGGTCGTGACATCACCGAAGTGACCCCGGCCAAGCGCGACCTGGCAATGGTGTTCCAGACCTACGCCCTGTATCCGCACATGACCGTGCGCAAGAACCTTTCGTTCGCCCTCGACCTGGCCGGCAAGCCCAAGGCCGAAGTCGAGAGCAAGGTGGCCGAGGCGGCGCGGATTCTCGAGCTGGGCGCCCTGCTCGATCGCAAGCCCAAGCAGCTGTCCGGCGGCCAGCGCCAGCGCGTGGCGATCGGCCGGGCCATCGTGCGCCATCCGAAAATCTTCCTGTTCGACGAACCGCTGTCCAACCTCGACGCCGCCCTGCGCGTGCAGACCCGCCTGGAACTGTCGCGGCTGCACAAAGAGTTGCAGGCGACCATGATCTACGTCACCCACGATCAGGTCGAGGCCATGACCCTGGCCGACAAGGTGGTGGTGCTCAACGGCGGCCGCGTCGAACAGGTCGGCTCGCCCCTGGAGCTTTATCACCATCCGGCGAACCTGTTCGTCGCCGGTTTCCTGGGGACGCCGAAGATGGGCTTCCTCAAGGGCAAGCTCAGTCGCGTCGACGCTCAGGGCTGCGAAGTCGCCCTGGATGCTGGCACGCACATCTACCTGCCGCGCGTCAGCCAAACGTTGAGCGTGGGCGATTCGGTCACCTTGGGCATCCGCCCCGAGCACCTCGACCTGGCGCAGGCGGGCCAATGCCAGCTGGCGGTGACCGCCGACGTCAGCGAGCGCCTGGGCAGCGATACCTTCTGCCACGTGGTCACCGATTCGCAAGAACCGCTGACCTTGCGCATTCGCGGTGATCTGCGCAGCCAGTACGGCGAACGCCTGAGCCTGCTGCTCGACGCACAGTACTGCCACCTTTTCGACGCCCAGGGCATTGCCGTGGCCAAACCGCTGCAGGCTGCTGCCTGA
- a CDS encoding carbohydrate ABC transporter permease, translating into MTLQQSRRLQSVVLGCLAWAIAIVVFFPIFWMVLTSFKTEIDAFATPPQFIFTPTLENYLHIQERSDYLHFAWNSVLISFSATALCMLIAVPAAYSMAFYETKRTKQTLLWMLSTKMLPPVGVLMPIYLLAKGAGLLDSRIALIVIYTLINLPIVVWMVYTYFKDIPREILEAARLDGATLGQEMLRVLLPISKGGLASTVLLSLILCWNEAFWSLNLTSSGAAPLTALIASYSSPEGLFWAKLSAVSTLACAPILIFGWISQKQLVRGLSFGAVK; encoded by the coding sequence ATGACACTTCAACAATCGCGTCGCCTGCAAAGCGTGGTCCTGGGCTGCCTGGCCTGGGCCATCGCCATCGTGGTGTTCTTTCCGATCTTCTGGATGGTATTGACCAGCTTCAAGACCGAGATCGATGCCTTCGCCACGCCGCCGCAGTTCATCTTCACGCCTACGCTGGAAAATTACCTGCACATCCAGGAGCGCAGCGACTACCTGCACTTCGCCTGGAACTCGGTGCTGATCTCGTTCAGCGCCACTGCCCTGTGCATGTTGATCGCCGTCCCTGCTGCCTACTCGATGGCCTTCTACGAGACCAAGCGCACCAAGCAGACCCTGCTGTGGATGCTCTCCACCAAGATGCTGCCACCGGTCGGCGTGCTGATGCCCATCTACCTGCTGGCCAAGGGCGCAGGGCTGCTGGATTCGCGCATTGCCTTGATCGTCATCTACACCCTGATCAACCTGCCGATCGTGGTCTGGATGGTGTACACCTACTTCAAGGACATTCCGCGGGAAATCCTCGAAGCAGCGCGCCTGGACGGTGCCACGCTGGGTCAGGAAATGCTTCGGGTGCTGTTGCCGATCAGCAAGGGTGGCCTGGCCTCGACCGTGCTGCTGTCGCTGATCCTGTGCTGGAACGAGGCGTTCTGGTCGCTGAACCTCACCAGCTCCGGCGCCGCCCCGCTGACCGCGTTGATCGCCTCGTACTCGAGTCCCGAAGGGTTGTTCTGGGCCAAGCTGTCGGCCGTGTCCACCCTGGCCTGCGCGCCGATCCTGATCTTCGGCTGGATCAGCCAGAAGCAGCTGGTGCGCGGCCTCTCCTTCGGCGCAGTCAAGTGA
- a CDS encoding carbohydrate ABC transporter permease, whose translation MNTTTAKPQPDTAEVTGKRRLSNPGWFLVTPSVALLLLWMIVPLGMTVYFSLIRYNLLYPGENEFVGLENFSFFLTDAGFMPGATNTLLLVGSVLLISVVFGVLIAALLEASEFLGRGIVRVMLISPFFIMPTVGALIFKNLIFHPVSGILAAVWKFFGAEPVDWLAHYPLFSIIVIVSWQWLPFAILLLMTAMQSLDQEQKEAARLDGAGALAIFWHLTLPHLARPIAVVVMIETIFLLSVFAEIFTTTNGGPGFASTNLAYLIYNQALVQFDVGMASAGGLIAVVIANIAAIILVRMIGKNLTDKN comes from the coding sequence ATGAATACTACGACTGCCAAGCCCCAGCCCGATACCGCTGAGGTGACGGGCAAGCGCCGCTTGTCCAATCCCGGCTGGTTCCTGGTCACTCCGTCCGTGGCCTTGCTGCTGCTGTGGATGATCGTGCCGCTGGGCATGACCGTGTACTTCTCGCTGATCCGCTACAACCTGCTGTACCCCGGCGAGAACGAATTCGTCGGACTGGAGAATTTCAGCTTCTTCCTCACCGACGCAGGGTTCATGCCCGGCGCCACCAACACCTTGCTGCTGGTCGGCAGCGTGCTGTTGATCAGCGTGGTGTTCGGGGTACTGATCGCCGCGCTGCTGGAGGCCAGCGAGTTTCTCGGCCGCGGGATCGTGCGGGTGATGCTCATCTCGCCGTTCTTCATCATGCCCACCGTGGGCGCGCTGATCTTCAAGAACCTGATCTTTCATCCGGTCTCGGGGATTCTCGCCGCCGTGTGGAAGTTCTTCGGCGCCGAGCCGGTCGACTGGCTCGCCCACTATCCGCTGTTCTCGATCATCGTCATCGTCAGTTGGCAGTGGCTGCCGTTCGCCATCCTCTTGCTGATGACCGCCATGCAGTCGCTGGATCAGGAACAGAAAGAAGCCGCACGACTGGACGGTGCCGGCGCCCTGGCGATCTTCTGGCACTTGACCCTGCCGCACCTGGCGCGGCCCATCGCAGTGGTGGTGATGATCGAGACGATCTTCCTGCTCTCGGTGTTCGCCGAGATCTTCACCACCACCAACGGCGGCCCCGGCTTTGCGTCCACCAACCTCGCCTACCTGATCTACAACCAGGCGCTGGTGCAGTTCGACGTGGGCATGGCCTCGGCCGGTGGCTTGATTGCCGTGGTCATCGCCAACATCGCCGCGATCATCCTGGTGCGGATGATCGGCAAAAACCTCACCGACAAGAACTGA
- a CDS encoding ABC transporter substrate-binding protein, whose protein sequence is MTIDYKHLLVAGGLCSALAISGYSYADTTLTIATVNNSDMIRMQRLAKTFETQHPDIKLNWVVLEENVLRQRLTTDIATQGGQFDVLTIGMYEASLWGAKGWLSPMKDLPASYDIDDVFPSVRDGLSVKGQLYALPFYAESSMTYYRTDLFKAAGLEMPEKPTWTQIADFAGKLTDKSKDQYGLCLRGKAGWGENMALITTVANSFGGSWFNNEWKPQFDSEAWKKALNFYVDNMKKSGPPGASSNGFNENLALFNSGKCAIWVDASVAGSFTMDKTQSKVADSVGFTFAPHETTDKGSAWLYSWALAIPTSSKNQQAAQQFSAWATSKEYAALVAKTDGVANVPPGTRKSTYTDEYLKAAPFAHITLESLKVADPKQTDTKPYVGIQLVTIPEFQAIGTEVGKAFAAALTGQTTADQALVVAQTATERAMKRAGYPKQ, encoded by the coding sequence ATGACGATCGACTACAAACATCTGCTCGTTGCCGGCGGTCTGTGCAGCGCACTGGCCATCAGTGGCTACAGCTATGCCGACACCACCCTGACCATCGCCACCGTCAACAACAGCGACATGATTCGGATGCAGCGCCTGGCCAAGACGTTCGAGACCCAGCACCCCGATATCAAGCTCAACTGGGTGGTGCTCGAAGAGAACGTGCTGCGCCAGCGCCTGACCACCGATATTGCTACCCAGGGCGGCCAGTTCGACGTATTGACCATCGGCATGTACGAAGCCTCACTATGGGGCGCCAAGGGTTGGCTGTCGCCGATGAAGGACCTGCCGGCCAGCTACGACATCGATGACGTCTTCCCTTCGGTACGCGACGGGCTGTCGGTGAAAGGCCAGCTTTACGCCCTGCCGTTCTACGCCGAAAGCTCCATGACCTATTACCGCACCGACCTGTTCAAGGCAGCCGGGCTGGAGATGCCCGAGAAACCCACCTGGACCCAAATCGCTGACTTCGCCGGTAAACTCACCGACAAGAGCAAGGACCAGTACGGCCTGTGCCTGCGCGGCAAGGCCGGCTGGGGTGAGAACATGGCCTTGATCACCACCGTGGCCAACAGCTTCGGTGGCAGCTGGTTCAATAACGAGTGGAAGCCGCAGTTCGACAGCGAGGCCTGGAAGAAGGCGCTCAACTTCTATGTCGACAACATGAAGAAGTCCGGCCCGCCGGGTGCGTCGAGCAACGGTTTCAACGAGAACCTGGCCCTGTTCAACAGCGGCAAGTGCGCCATTTGGGTAGACGCCAGCGTGGCCGGTTCCTTCACCATGGACAAGACCCAGAGCAAGGTCGCCGACAGCGTCGGCTTCACCTTCGCTCCCCACGAAACCACGGACAAGGGCTCGGCCTGGCTGTACTCGTGGGCCCTGGCCATTCCGACCAGCTCGAAGAACCAACAGGCCGCACAGCAGTTCTCCGCCTGGGCGACGTCCAAGGAGTACGCCGCGCTGGTGGCCAAGACTGATGGCGTGGCCAACGTGCCGCCCGGTACACGCAAATCGACCTACACCGACGAGTACCTGAAGGCGGCGCCGTTCGCGCACATCACCCTCGAGTCGCTGAAGGTGGCCGATCCCAAGCAGACCGACACCAAGCCCTACGTCGGCATCCAGCTGGTGACGATCCCCGAGTTCCAGGCCATCGGCACCGAAGTGGGCAAGGCGTTCGCAGCCGCGCTGACCGGCCAGACCACCGCAGATCAGGCCCTGGTGGTTGCGCAGACCGCCACCGAGCGAGCCATGAAACGCGCCGGCTATCCAAAGCAGTAA
- a CDS encoding AraC family transcriptional regulator, whose amino-acid sequence MTRPTRITDPSYELMDDHEGRSIIYRQHGFPCPLVRWHFHKEYELHLLVATSGKVFVGDYIGNFNPGSLFLTGPNLPHNWISQMQSGQSVNKRDMLVNFTDELFDQGHQVFSELRSLAPLLERARYGIEFRCAQTIAQASLSMQRIADSQGISRLGHFLILMESLAACEDYQLLSGTAVAQDADEHAVERTNRAVDYIFAHYARELSLEEVAAYLGMKPTYFSRVFKQATGRCFVEFVNRLRISKSCELLADGDRPVTDVCFESGFNNISNFNRRFQQLKGMTPSHYRRLATQRLSS is encoded by the coding sequence ATGACTCGACCTACACGTATCACCGACCCCTCCTACGAGCTAATGGACGATCACGAAGGTCGCTCCATCATCTACCGCCAGCACGGCTTCCCCTGCCCACTGGTGCGCTGGCATTTCCACAAGGAATACGAATTGCACCTGCTGGTTGCCACCTCGGGCAAGGTGTTCGTGGGCGACTACATCGGTAATTTCAACCCCGGCAGCCTGTTCCTGACCGGCCCCAACTTGCCGCACAACTGGATCAGCCAGATGCAGAGCGGCCAGTCGGTCAACAAGCGCGACATGCTGGTCAATTTCACCGATGAGCTGTTCGACCAAGGCCATCAGGTGTTCAGCGAACTCAGAAGCCTTGCGCCGCTCCTGGAACGGGCCCGATACGGCATCGAATTTCGCTGCGCGCAGACCATCGCCCAAGCCAGCCTGTCGATGCAGCGTATTGCCGACAGCCAAGGCATCAGCCGACTTGGCCACTTCCTGATTCTCATGGAGTCGCTGGCAGCGTGCGAGGATTACCAACTGCTTTCGGGCACCGCCGTGGCCCAGGACGCCGACGAGCATGCGGTGGAACGTACCAATCGCGCCGTCGACTACATCTTCGCCCACTACGCGCGGGAGCTGTCCCTGGAGGAAGTTGCTGCCTACCTGGGCATGAAACCCACCTATTTCTCGCGCGTATTCAAGCAAGCCACCGGCCGTTGCTTCGTCGAGTTCGTGAATCGCCTGCGCATCAGCAAGTCCTGTGAGCTGCTGGCCGACGGCGATCGTCCGGTCACGGACGTGTGCTTCGAGTCCGGCTTCAATAACATTTCCAACTTCAATCGCCGTTTCCAGCAGCTCAAAGGCATGACCCCGTCGCACTATCGTCGCCTGGCCACCCAGCGTCTGAGCTCCTGA
- a CDS encoding MurR/RpiR family transcriptional regulator, with amino-acid sequence MRRLRNKHADLRPALKKVSTFLQANPYRSATLNIEELAGATGTSTAAVNRLANAIELNGFTGLRFALMENLLAVVSSADVFEERLKHSPNTGFHLEQQISLSKDHLDNVTRMNDNQTFENMARQLARSQNVFVVGFGNSFHLAAMAAAGLSPFCVGAHCVTLDGGLEGSAYRLSGITRNDTLLAIALPAYTRDTIRLAEYAKSREACVLSITDCPASPLVQLSKMSLFIPSNHPVLPNSKVGLMAAIETLLAHVQLCKPLPGGAEAALPDWDPDRGNLRSLPGQPRANAPRRSDDTF; translated from the coding sequence ATGCGTAGGCTGCGCAACAAACACGCCGATTTGCGCCCTGCCCTGAAGAAAGTCTCGACCTTTCTGCAGGCCAACCCCTACCGCAGTGCGACGCTCAACATAGAAGAGCTGGCCGGAGCAACCGGTACCTCGACCGCCGCCGTCAACCGCCTGGCCAATGCGATCGAACTCAACGGCTTCACCGGGCTGCGCTTTGCCCTGATGGAAAACCTGCTGGCGGTGGTGTCGTCGGCCGACGTGTTCGAGGAACGGCTCAAGCATTCACCCAACACCGGCTTCCACCTGGAACAGCAGATCAGCCTGAGCAAGGATCATCTGGACAACGTCACTCGAATGAACGACAACCAGACCTTCGAGAACATGGCCCGTCAACTGGCCCGTTCGCAGAATGTCTTCGTGGTCGGTTTCGGCAACAGCTTTCATCTGGCCGCCATGGCCGCAGCCGGGCTCAGCCCATTCTGCGTAGGCGCGCACTGCGTGACACTGGATGGCGGGCTGGAGGGGTCTGCCTACAGGCTGTCCGGCATCACCCGCAACGATACGCTGCTGGCCATCGCCCTGCCCGCCTACACCCGCGATACCATCCGCCTGGCCGAGTACGCCAAGTCCCGCGAGGCATGTGTGCTGAGCATTACCGACTGCCCAGCATCACCCTTGGTGCAGCTCTCCAAGATGAGCCTGTTCATTCCTTCCAACCACCCGGTGCTGCCCAATTCCAAAGTCGGGCTGATGGCGGCGATCGAAACGTTGCTGGCACACGTGCAGCTGTGCAAACCGCTACCCGGCGGTGCCGAGGCTGCCCTTCCCGACTGGGATCCGGACCGCGGCAACCTGCGCTCACTGCCAGGCCAACCTCGGGCCAACGCCCCGCGCAGGAGCGACGACACATTCTGA
- a CDS encoding glycosyltransferase, whose protein sequence is MSLQHVLVIGYVWPEPTSSAAGGHMMQLLHCFVAQGWSVTFASPAKVGEHKADLAALGIAEQTIALNDESFDRFVAALQPDMVLFDRFMMEEQFGWRVELHCPQAMRVLETCDLQSLRDARQGLLKERLRAGEDENDFGALFDVSSDTLYRHMSEADITQREVAAIFRCDLSLMISPFEGQLLVERFGVPPSLLHDCPLMVAPLPTPALDFDQRANFVCIGNFRHAPNWDAVLWLKNQVWPRIRKQLPRAELHLYGAYTPPKATALHNAAQGFLVKGWAADALQVVGQARVALAPLRFGAGIKGKLLDAMLCGTPSVTTPLGAEGMRTGDRWPGHIACSADELAAWAVRLYEDSDQWGAAQAQCHEHLCAEYGFEQHSQTLVRRLYQLSQSLEQHRRANFIGTMLRHHLHKSTKYFSQWIQSKNQSV, encoded by the coding sequence ATGTCCCTTCAGCACGTCCTGGTCATCGGCTATGTCTGGCCCGAACCCACTTCTTCGGCGGCCGGCGGCCACATGATGCAGTTGCTGCACTGCTTCGTCGCCCAGGGCTGGAGCGTGACCTTTGCCAGCCCGGCCAAAGTGGGCGAGCACAAGGCCGACCTGGCAGCGCTGGGCATTGCCGAACAGACCATCGCACTCAACGACGAAAGCTTCGACCGTTTCGTGGCGGCCTTGCAGCCAGACATGGTGCTGTTCGACCGCTTCATGATGGAAGAGCAGTTCGGCTGGCGCGTCGAGCTGCACTGCCCCCAGGCCATGCGCGTACTCGAGACCTGCGACCTGCAAAGCCTGCGCGACGCCCGCCAGGGCCTGCTCAAGGAACGTCTGCGCGCAGGCGAAGATGAAAACGATTTCGGCGCGCTGTTCGACGTGTCCTCCGACACCCTGTACCGACACATGAGCGAGGCCGACATCACCCAGCGTGAAGTCGCGGCCATTTTCCGCTGCGATCTGAGCCTGATGATTTCACCGTTCGAAGGGCAGCTGCTGGTCGAGCGCTTCGGCGTGCCGCCCAGCCTGCTCCACGACTGTCCGCTGATGGTCGCGCCACTGCCCACGCCCGCCCTCGATTTCGATCAGCGAGCGAATTTCGTCTGCATCGGCAACTTTCGCCACGCACCGAACTGGGACGCCGTTCTCTGGCTGAAGAATCAGGTGTGGCCGCGCATTCGCAAGCAACTGCCGCGGGCCGAACTGCACCTGTACGGCGCCTACACACCGCCCAAGGCCACGGCGCTGCACAACGCCGCGCAAGGGTTTCTGGTCAAAGGCTGGGCAGCCGATGCCCTGCAGGTGGTCGGCCAGGCCCGGGTGGCCCTGGCGCCGCTGCGCTTCGGCGCCGGGATCAAGGGCAAGCTGCTCGATGCCATGCTCTGCGGTACGCCCAGCGTCACGACCCCACTGGGTGCAGAGGGCATGCGCACGGGCGACCGTTGGCCTGGCCACATCGCTTGCAGTGCGGACGAGCTGGCAGCCTGGGCGGTTCGATTGTACGAAGATTCAGATCAATGGGGTGCCGCGCAAGCGCAATGCCACGAGCATCTGTGCGCAGAGTATGGGTTTGAGCAACATAGTCAGACCCTGGTTCGGCGTCTGTATCAGCTCAGCCAGAGCCTGGAGCAGCATCGTCGAGCGAATTTCATCGGCACCATGCTTCGCCACCATCTGCACAAAAGCACCAAATACTTCTCACAGTGGATCCAATCCAAGAACCAATCGGTATAA
- a CDS encoding response regulator yields MSDIPKTILVVEDDAIVRMLIVDVLEEFEFEVLEAEDGPSALKFLEDSAKTIDLMMTDMGLPGMNGKELAEQARVLRPVLPVLFASGYAEALDVPSGMSSIGKPFSIDQLRDKVKSMLVA; encoded by the coding sequence ATGTCCGATATCCCTAAAACCATTCTTGTCGTCGAAGACGACGCGATCGTCCGCATGCTGATCGTGGACGTGCTGGAGGAGTTCGAGTTCGAGGTACTGGAAGCCGAGGATGGCCCCAGCGCGCTGAAATTCCTCGAGGATTCGGCCAAGACCATCGACCTGATGATGACGGACATGGGCCTGCCGGGCATGAATGGCAAGGAACTGGCCGAGCAGGCACGCGTCCTGCGTCCGGTGCTGCCGGTGCTGTTCGCCAGCGGCTATGCCGAAGCGCTGGACGTACCCTCGGGCATGAGCAGTATCGGCAAGCCGTTTTCCATCGATCAGCTGCGCGACAAGGTCAAGAGCATGCTGGTGGCTTGA